The DNA region ACCTGCAGCTCGTCCGGGATGAACACAACGATGAAGTTAGGCCGCGCCTCCGTCCAGAGCTGCTTGAGCGCGCCCAGGTACATGTCGTAGATGTCCTGAATGTTGTTCCGCTCCGGCTGGCAGATAACAAGCCGCTGCAGTTCCCGGCGGATAAATATGTCCTCCGGCAGCGAGGGCTTCTCCTTGGAGGGATCGAGCACGTAGTCCGGAACCGCGGGCGCTCCCTCGCCGTCCATCCGCACGTCCCGCAGAGAGTTGAGCCGCAAAGGATGCTCAATCTTAATGCGGGGTGTCGCCTGCTGGTACGGGGAGACGAGCTTGTCGATGAACTTATACAGGCGCCAGTTCTGGTAATAGGAGTGCCGCAGGGCCTCCGGCTCGACCACGTGGAGGTCGTTGGTGAGGAACGCGGCGTATATCGTCAAGTCCGGATGCAGGGGCTTGGACACGTTGTTGTAGACACGGATCAGGTCGTGCAGCTCTGCCGAGGGAAGACCCATGTTCTGCACTTCCACCCGTCCCACTGCCGGGTCATTCTTCAACGCGGCACGCAGCTCGCGCTCCGCCACAGAGGTGAAGTTGTACGGCAGCGGCACCATGCCCAGTCCGAAGGAGCCGGTGATGGAGTTGATAATGAAGTCGCCGTCGGAGTTGGCCACGAACTCCTTGTCGTAGAAGTGGTTCTTATTGAACTTGTGGCCCAGGTAGACGTTGTCGAGGAGCATCTGCTGCTCGATGTACTGCTGCGACGCCTGCGACTCGTTCCAGTACACCATGGTAAAGAAGAGCTGGCTGTGCAGTGTCATGCCGAACTCCACCACGAAAATGACGCCTACGACTATGGACAGCACGCGGTCCACGGGGCGCAGAAGACGCGGCGGCCTGGACAGAGACCCCGGCGCATAGACGAGCGTCAGCGCCAGAACGCCGTGTATGGCCAGGTAGAGTCCCATGAACACCGTGCCCGTGAGCACGACGTTCTGGAACAGGGCTTCGAAACACAGACCGGCCACGATCGCGGCCGCGAGAAAACCATACGCCCATAAATGCAACAGCCACCAGCTCTCCAGCCGGCTGACGGCCGCCCACCACGAACGCCAGTCGCGTATCAGCCGGATCGCGGCAAGCACGAGGGCCACAGAGCCCACGGTCAGGCCTGCCATGCCCGCGTAGAACGTCGGGCGCACATGCGGCATGAACACGAGGTTCTGGGTGAAGAACTGGCCGAACACGGTCAGCGCGGCGATGACGAACGCTACAGGCAGCAGCGCAAGAAGAGCTATGGATATGGTTCTCGGGTGGAAAATCGAACGGAGCATGCAAGGGTATCCTGAAAATCATGCGGCGCCATCCGCAAGGGAAGGCGCCACCATAGTGAGATGCTTCAAGGGGAGGGAAAGGAGGCACGCGGCATTCCGCCCCCTTCACAGGCGAAGGGGGTGAGATATAGCGCGTTACGCCTTTGCTGACAAGGCAAGTTCCGGCATGGGCTACAGCACCTGTAAGCCCCAGATGTTCCTGGCGTATTCAGCAATGGAACGGTCGCTGGAGAAGAAGCCCATGCGCGCCGTGTTCAGAATGGATCGGCGGGTCCACTCATCCTGGTCGCGATACAGCGTCGTGACCTGCTCCTGTGTCTCTATGTAGGAGCGGTAGTCGGCCAGCAGGCAGTAGCGGTCGCCCCCGCTGAGCAGGGAGTCCACCAGCGGCTGGAAGAGGCCGGGATCGTTGCGGCTGAAAAAGTCGCCGGCAATCATGTCCAGGGTCCGTTTAAGCTCCAGGTCCTTCTCGTAATAGGCCCAGGGGTTGTAGCCCTCGCGCTTGAGCGTCACGATCTCGTCGGCCGTGTTGCCGAAGAGGAACATGTTCTCCTTGCCGATGCGCTCGGCCATCTCGATGGTCGCGCCGTCCAGGGTGCCGATGGTCAGGGCGCCGTTGATGGCGAACTTCATGTTGCCCGTGCCGGAGGCCTCCATGCCGGCCATGGATATCTGCTCCGAGAGCTCCGTGGCCGGGATGACCACCTCGGCCTGAGAGACGCGGTAGTTGGGCATGAAGTGCACTTCGAGCTTGCCCGCCACCCGCGGCTCGGAGTTGACCACGTCGGCCACGGCGTTGATAAGCCGGATGATGCGCTTGGCCATGAAGTAGCCCGGCGCAGCCTTGCCGCCGAAGAGCACCGTGCGCGGCGTGACGTCTATATTGGGGTTGTCGATGATCCGGTTGAACAGCGTGACCACGTGGAGGACATTGAGCAGCTGGCGCTTGTACTCGTGGATGCGCTTCACCTGGACGTCAAACACACTGTCCAGATTGATGGACACGCCCATCTGCCGTTCCAGATAGTCGCGCAGGTGCGCCTTGTTGGCGCGCTTCACATCGGCCCAGCGTTTGCGGAACTCGCTGTCGTCGGCGTAGGGCTCGATCTCCTTGATCAGGTCGAGATCGCGGAGGAACGCCTCGGAGTTCAGGGTCTCGCCGATGAGACCCGTGAGCCGCGGGTTGGACTGCCGCAGCCAGCGCCGGGGAGTCACGCCGTTGGTCTTGTTGTTGATCTTGTCCGGGTACAGCTCGTGAAAGTCCTTGAACACGGAGTCCTTGAGGATCTGGGTATGCAGGGCGGCCACGCCGTTCACGGAGTGGGAGCCCACAATGGCCAGGTTGGCCATGCGCACATGCTTCTGCTTGCCTTCGCCGATGAGCGAGAGCCTCTGCTTGCGCTCGTCCAGCTCGGCTCGGGAAAGGTTCGCATACTTCGCCTCCACGGTTTCGAGGAAGCGGCGGTTGATCTCGTAGATGATCTCCAGATGGCGTGGCAGCACCTGGCCGAAAAGCTCCACGGGCCACGTTTCCAGCGCTTCCGGCAGAATGGTGTGGTTCGTGTAGGCAAAGGTCTTCTCGCACACGGACCAGGCCGTGTCCCAGTCCACCAGCTCTACGTCCACCAGCAGGCGCATCAGCTCCGGAATGGCCACGGCCGGATGGGTGTCGTTGAGCTGAATGGCCACCTTGTCCGGGAAGTCCTTGAAGTCGTCGTTCTTCTTTTTGAACCGCCGCACGATGTCGTGCAGGGAGGCGGCCACGAAAAAGTACTGCTGCTTGAGCCGCAGCTCCTTGCCCTGGATGACGTCCTCGCTGGGGTAGAGCACCTTGGAGATGTTCTCGTCGCGGACCTTTTCCTCCACGGCGCCCACGTAATCGCCGGTGTTGAAGTAGGAGAGGTCGAACTCGCGGTCGCTACGCGCGGACCACAGCCGCATGTTGATGGTCCGGCGGTTGCGGTAGCCGGGCACCAGGGTGTCGCACGGCATGGCCCGTACCCGATTTTCCGGAATCCACTCGTTGCGCATCCGGCCCTTCTCGTCCACCCAGCGCTTCACGCGGCCGCCGAACTTGACCTCCACGAGGTTGATGCCGCGGTCGAACTCCCAGGGGTTGAAGGTGCGCATCCAGTTGTCGGCCTTTTCCACCTGGGCCCCGTTCTCGATCACCTGGTTGAACATGCCGTAATCGTAGCGGATGCCGTAGCCATAGCCGGGCACGCCCAGGGTGGCCATGGAGTCGAGATAGCAGGAGGCCAGACGTCCCAGGCCGCCGTTGCCCAGACCGGCGTCCCACTCCACCTCGGTCAGCTCTTCGAGGTTCAGCCCGAAGTCGGCCATGGCGCGGTACGCCGCGTGGTACAGCCCCAGACAGATGAGGTTGTTCACCAGCGACTTGCCGGGCAGGTACTCCAGCGAGAGGTAGTACACCCGCTTGGTTTCCTCGTCGTAGTAGCTGCGCTGCGTGGTCAGCCACTGCTCCACCAGGCGGTCGCGCAGGGCCAGGGCCAGGCCGTAGTAGTAGTTGTAGTGGTTCTTCCGGGCGTAGTCGCTGCCCAGGGTGGAGACGATATGGCGGATGACGTCCGCCTTTAACGCTTCAGGATCATCCTCGGACGGGGGGCAGTATCGCCATTGAAAGCTTTCCGCCGAAATATCGGGGTGTATGGGAAGATCGACTCTTTGTTTCCATTCAGACATGGCGGCGGCTCCTTGCGGTATGGCCGAGGCTGCGAGGTTCTCGAATCAATCCTCCCTTTATCGCGTCCGCCCTGTCCTTGGCAAACGTTCATCGGATATCCGCGAAAGATTCTCAAAACTGTAAGAAAAAAAACGGCGCACACGCCGCCGCGTCGTATGATGCCTCAATAAACGCAGAGGCCTGCACCTGTACGGTCAGTGCAGCAACTTGAGGATAATGAAGTGGACGAGGTACCCGACCCCGAATGACGGAAGGCTGAGCACTCACGGCCGGCAGAACGCGCTGCCGCGGAGCAGGTACAGAGCCAGGGCGAAGGTCCCCACGCCGGCGGCGATGCCCGCCACGGCTGCCAGGGTCTGGATGGTCATAGGCGCATCTCCGCTGTGGTTGTTTCTCTGGGGCAATGGTTCTGGTACCATCGGGAGCACAGAGCTGATGCCGTCGTGTCCCGCGTACCAGCACAACTCATCAGGCATGCACGGCGCAGCGTCAAGGGGCTGGACTCTGTTCGGCCGAGCCGTTAGGTTGCACCGGCCCGCGCCGCCCCTGTGGAAAACCGGCGCGGCATGCATCAGGAACCACATGCCTGTCACCAGGCGACAACACCTTCTGGAATACGATGCCCAACCATCCCCGAGTCGTCATCGTGGGCGGCGGACTGGCCGGCTGTGAATGCGCCCTGGCCCTGTCCCGCTACGATATCCCCGTCACCATTCTGGAGCAGAAGCCGCAGAGCTACTCTCCGGCGCACCGCAACGCGAACCTCGCGGAGCTCGTGTGCTCCAATTCCCTGCGCTCGGCCGACCCCACAGCCGCCGTGGGCGTGCTCAAGAGCGAGATGGCCGAGCTGGGCAGCGCGGTCATCGACGCGGCCATGGAGACCCGCGTGCCGGCCGGCAAGGCCCTGGCCGTGGACCGCGACGCTTTTGCCGCGGCCATGACCCGACGCATCGAGACGGCGCCCGGCGTCAGCCTGGAACGGCGCCACGTCCCATCCCTGGATGACGAGGTCCTGCAACGCGCCCTGGACGAAGGCGGCGCCGTGGTCATCGCCGCCGGTCCGCTGGCCTCGGAGCCCCTGAGCGAGAGCATCGCCGCCGCCCTGGGAGCCGAGCACCTCTACTTCTACGACGCTATCGCGCCCATCGTCACGGCCGACTCCCTGGACATGAACATCTGCTTCCGCGCCTCCCGCTACGGCGCGGATGAAGGCGAGACCGAGGGCGGCGACTACTTGAACTGCCCCATGAACGAGGCCGAGTACGACCGCTTCCTGGAGGCGCTGCTGGCCGGAGAGACCGTGCCGTGCCGGGAGTTCGAGAAGGAGATCCACTTCGAGGGCTGCATGCCGGTGGAGGCGCTGGCCGAACGCGGCCGGCTGACCCTGGCCTACGGCTCCTTCAAACCCGTGGGGCTGGTGGACCCACGCACCGGAGAGCGGCCATTCGCCGTGATCCAGCTGCGCGCCGAGAACCGCGAGGGCGGCAGCTACAACCTCGTGGGCTGCCAGACCAAGCTCACCTACCCGGAGCAGAAACGCATCTTCCGACTGGTGCCCGGCCTGGAGAACGCGGAGTTCGAGCGCATGGGCTCTGTGCACCGCAACACCTTTGTGGACTCGCCGCGGGTGCTGTCACAACAAGGAGACCTCATCGCCCGGCCCGGCGTGTATCTGGCCGGCCAGATTACGGGCGTGGAAGGGTATGTGGAGTCCGCGGCGCACGGCCTGTGGGTGGGGCACAGCCTGGGCGCGCGCCTGTCCGCTCTGGGCGAGGCGGCAGAGCCGCCGGAGACGTCGGTGCTGGGCGCCCTGCTCGGCCATCTGCACAGAGAGGCCAAGCACTTCCAGCCCTCCAACGGCAACTTCGGGCTCACGCCGGCCCTGAACAGGAAGGCTCCCAAGCGGATGCGCAAGGAGATCTACGCCAACCGCGCTCGCGAGGACTTTGCCGCGTGGCTGGAAACAGCCGCCGGAGTGCTGCGGTTGCCGGAGTAGGCCACGGCAGGCGTGCGGCGTTGGCCCGGCCGGTCCACAGCCAGAATGGTCTGTCGAGGCTTGTGCCAGGAGCAGTACGTAGAAGACGGTCGGATCAGGCCCTTTCGGCGCGCTTCTTTTCCATCACCTGTTTGAGCTGCTCGGCTTCATTGAAGCCTGAGCGCAGGGCCAAAGCCTTGTCCACGAACACCAGGCCCTTCTCCATGTCGCCCTTGTCGTACAGGGTGCGGGCGATGTTGTAGAACAGGTTCTCGTCCTGGCTGGCTATCTGCATGGCCCGGCCATAGTAGGCCAGGGCCTGGTCATACATGCCGGACTTGCGCAGCTTGATGCCGAACTCGTTGAACAGGTGCTTGTTGTCGTGGGAGAAGGTCTGGGCCAGGTTCACCAGCTTTTTGAGCACGCGCTCGGCCTCTTTGGTATCGCCGCGGTCCAGGTAGGTGAGCCCCAGGCCGAAGTTGGCGCGCACGTTCTCGCCGTCCATGTCCAGAGCGTTCTTGAACTCGAACTCCGCGCTGTACACCTCGCCCTGCTGGCGCTGCCGTTCCGCCTTGGCCAGGGTCTTGGTCAGCTTGCGCACGGCCGGCTGCATCTTCTTCTCGTACACCTCGGGATCCGGCGTATAACCAGCCAGGAACTCCTCCAGTGAGACCTCGCTCTCCTCGCCGGAGGGCAGGTAGTTTTCGTTGAGCTCCTGCACGCGGACCGAATCGCCGTCCTGCTCGGCGTAGACGTACACCTGGACATCCACCTTGCGCCTCGTGGTGCCAGTTCCGATCCAGCTTTTCTTCATGGTGCTGAAGACGCCGCGTACGCCGTCCTCGTGGCTGCTTTCGTTGCTCATCTATCTATCCCATCTTTTTCTTTCTTCAGAAGCCCGGCCTTTTGGCGGGCGTATGCTGGCGGTCATTCTTCGTGTACGACCACGGCGAGCTTCATGGGCCAGCCCGGCGTGCCCATTATCACGGACAGCACAGGCACGGCCAAGCCTGGCCGATCGGCCAGAAGAGCGGCATCCACGCTGTGCTGCACCGGCTCCGCGCCCTGCCTGGCCATGGATTCCACAAAGTAGCGCTCCACAATCTCCATAAAGCGCAGGCATTGGGCCAGACAGGCCTCACGGCAAGAACCGTCGTACTGGCCGGACAGGTGGCCGGCGATCTCCACGGCGAAGGCGTTGTCCAGCAGCACGGTGCATACCGTGCTCCGGCCGTCCCCGCTGCGGAGAAAGAAGCTGAACTGCAGCTCGAAATCGTCCAGGGATTCCAGCATGCAGACGCCGAGGACCTTGACCCGCTCCTTCATGAAACGGGAGGAGGCCGTCTCCAGAGCCTTGATGATCCCCCGGAGCAGACTCTGCTGGGGATGGTCCGCCAGAGCAGAATCCACGGACTTGCGGCTGCGCTCCTGCTCGGCGGCAAAGGCCTCCAGCGCGGCCTCGAACTGCTTGTCGTCGATGGCGCCCATGGCCAGCAGGGCCTCGCCCAGGTGGCATGTACGCACGTCCTGCAGGAACAGCAGATCATCAAGCTGCACCGTGGTCAACAGCTCCAGCTCCACCGCAATCTCACCAAAGGGTTTGTCGGAGCTCTTCTGCGTCTCGAAGATCCGCTCCGCATCCTCTGGCCGCAGGTACTCCCTGGAGCAGGCCAGCTCACCCAGCAGGGTCTCGGAGTGGCTCTGCTCGGCCCGCGCCTGCTCAAGCACGGTCTCGTCGACGATTCCCCGTTCCAGCAGGTATCTGGCAAAAAATTCGGTCATTTTCTTGGGCAACGTCACGATGTCATCGCCTTATCCAAGGAACGTCAGGTCTTCCACCGAAACAGGCTTGTCCGCCGCCGCCTGCAACACGTCCAGCAGCTCTTTGCCTTCCGGGAATTCGGGATTGAGTTGCAGAGCGCGCCGCACCACCCAGATGCCGGCCTTGTACCGGCCCTTCAGGTGGAGCACGCGGCCCATGTTGTAGAGCAGGTGCTCGTCCGTCTTGCACAGCCGGAAGGCACGGTTGTAGTGCATCAACGCCTGGTCCAGCAGGCCCTGCTTCCGGAGCAGGATTCCGAACTCGTTGAAGAGGTGCTTGTGCGATTCCTCGAAGGCGCCTTCGATGTGGCCAAGGCGCTTGAAGACCAGCTCGCCCTTGTCCTTTTCCCCGCGTTCCAGATAGGTGAGGCCCAGGCCGAAGGTGGCCCGGATATTTTCTTCATCGATGCGCAGCGCGTTCTTGAACTCGTACTCGGCGCTGAACAGCTCGTTGTTCTCGAAATGCCGCTCTCCCCGCGCCACGGTCTTTTCCAGCTCCCGGACTGCGGGCAGGAACCGTTTCGTGTAGACTTCCGGTTCGGGAAGATATTGCTCCAGCAGCTCTTCGCGGGTGATGGTCTGCTTTTCGCCGGTGGGTATGTGGTGGTTGTTCAGAGGTTGGATGGAAAAGCGGCCGTCCTCCTGCTCCTCCACGTACATATAGACGGTCTGCGCAGTGTTTTTCCGCGTAGCTCCAAAGCCGATCCGCGCCTTGGCCTGCGTGGAGAACACGCCGCGAATTACGCCTTCGCTATCGAATTCCGAAAGGTCTTTGGTCATGGCAGGGGGTGGATCGTGCTGTTCATCCGATGCTTTTATTTAGCTTGAATCCTGTCCGCTCGTCCAGCCGTTGCCCTATTCTGCGATTACGCCTCAACATGTGGGCGGCGTTGACTTTACATGGCGTCCGGGGGATAACGTACACGATGTCCATCGACCCGACACTACGACACAGCCCCTACGGAGCGGCTGCGAGCATAGCATGAGCGAGCCCTCGCCACTATCCAAAAACAACACGGAGAGCGTCGCGGACAACGACGCAGAGTCCGGCGAGATCGAATCGCTGCGCAAGCGCGTCGCAGAGCTGGAGCGCGACTACAACGACCTCGTCCATGTACGCGACGAGTTGCGCGAGCAACGCATCGCCACCAACGCCCTGCTCAGCGCCTCTTCGGACAGCCTCGCCATCCTCGATCCCCTGGGCACCGTTCTTTCCATCAACGACGCCGGCGTGCGCCGTTTCGGCGGCAACGTGGACGACATCCACGGCCGGAACATCTTCGACTTCCTCGACGGTGAAACGCACGAGCACATGCGCCACTGGCTCAAGGAAGCCGTGGAAACGCAGAAGACAGTGCAGTTCAAGGTGGGCACGGACTACGCCACCTACGGCTACCGGCTGACCCCGGCCACGGAGCCCGGTACCAACGCCGTGCGCGTCGCCCTGCTCATCCGCGATATCTCCGAGAACGAGCGCGCCCTGCAGGCCCTGCGCGAAAGCGAGGCCCGCTACCGCGGCATCCTCGAAGACCAGACAGAGCTCATCTGCCGCTACCTGCCGGATGGCCGGCTCTCCTACGTCAACGAGGCCTACGCCCGCCACTTTGGCAAGACCACGCGCGAGCTCATCAACACGAATTTCATCCCCCACATTCCGGAAGATGACGTCCGGCTCATCCGCGAGCGCACCGGCGGCCTGAGCCCGGAACGGCCCGTGACCTCCTTCGAGCACCGGGTCATCATGGACAACGGCGAGGTCCATTGGCAGCACTGGACCCACCGCGCCATCTACAATGCCCAGGACGAGCTCGTGGAGTATCAGGCCGTGGGCCGCTCCGTGACCAACCGCAAGAAGGCCCAGATAGCCCTGCAGGAGAGCGAGGCCCGCTACCGCAGCCTGTTTGAGGACTCGCCCATCTCCCTCTGGGTGGAGGACTTCTCCCTGGTCAAGGAGTACCTGGACTCGCAACGCGCCCAGGGCGTCACCGACTTCCGCAGGCACTTCGACGAAAATCCGCTGATGGTGGCACACTGCGCCGGCCTGGTCTCGGTGCGCGACGTCAACAAGGCCACGGTCAATCTCTTCAACGCATCGAGCAAGGATCAGCTCCTGGGCAACCTGGGAAACGTCTTTGTGGACGAGACCCTCGACCGCTTCAAGGACGAGCTCGTGGCCCTGGCCGAGGGGCAGCGCACCTTCACCTGCGAGACGCGCCACCGCACCATGGACGGCGGCCTGCGCGACGTCATCATCCACCTGAGCGTGGCCCCGGGTGCCGAGTCCAAGCTGGACACCGTTCTCGTCTCCCTGCTGGACGTTACCCAGCGCAAGCACATGGAGAACGAGCTGGACGACAATCGCAACTTCCTCCACCGCATCATGGACACGGTGCCGTCGCCCATCTTCGTCAAGGATCGAGAGGGACGCTTCATCATGGTCAACAAGGCCATGGCCGATCTCTACGGCGCCTCTCCGCAGGAGCTCATTGGCAAAACCGGAGCCGACTTCAACCCCAACGAGGACGAGACCTCCCTCTTCCGCATCGAGGACCTGGAGGTGCTCGATTCCGGCCAGCCGCTCTTCATTCCCCAGCGGGTCATCACCTCCACATCCGGCGAGGCGCGCTGGTACTCCACCACCAAGCTCCCGCTCAAGGACAAGGACCAGGTGCTCGGCGTGGCCGTGGACATCACCGAGCGCAAGGAGGCCGAGGCCGAACGCACCCGGCTGGAGAAGCACTTCCGCCAGGCCCAGAAGATGCAGGCTCTGGGAACCCTGGCCGGCGGCATCGCCCACGACTTCAACAACATGATCTTCGCCATCCTCGGCTTTGTCCGTCTGGCCATGCGCGCCGTGGAGCCGGACTCCAAGATCGAGGAGTACCTGAAGCAGGTCCATTCCGCCTCCATGCGCGCCTCGGACCTGGTGCGGCAGATCCTCACCTTCAGCCGCCAGACCGAGCAGGAGAAGAAACCAGTGGCCGTGGCCAGCCTGGTGAAGGAGACCACCAAGCTCCTGCGCGCCACCCTGCCCTCCACCATCGACATCCACGTGGAGATCGAGCCAGAGGCCGAGGGCGAGAGCTCCTCTATTCTCGGCGACCCCACGCAGATCCACCAGGTCATCATGAACCTGTGCACCAACGCCGGGCACTCCATGCGCATGCGCGGCGGCGACCTCCGGGTGCATCTCGGCCTGCGCGAGGTTACCCCGGAAACGGCCCGCAACGTGCTGGAGCAAAACCCCGGCTCCTTTGTGGAACTTGTTGTTTCCGACACCGGCCACGGCATCGATCCCTCCATCATGGAGCAGATCTACGACCCGTTCTTCACCACAAAGGAGCCCGGCGAGGGCACCGGCATGGGCCTGTCCGTGGTCCACGGCATCGTCAAGAGCCACGGCGGCACCGTGCATGTGGAAAGCGAGGTAGGCGTGGGCACCACCTTCACCATCCTGCTGCCCAGGCTGGTCCGTACCGAGGAAGAGCTCAGCGCCAACGGCGTCATCAACTGCCCCCGCGGCGACGAGCACATCCTCTTTGTGGACGACGAGGCGCTGCTGGTGCAGATGGCCGAGGAGACCCTCTCCCAGCTTGGATACACCGTCACGGCCACCACATCGCCCACCAAGGCCCTGGAGATGTTCTCCCAGGCGCCCGACAAATACGACATCGTCATCACCGACCAGACCATGCCCGGCATGACCGGCATGGAGCTGGCGCGGACGATGCTTGCCGCAAAGCCCGACCTCCCCATCGTGCTCATGACCGGCTACTCGGAGTCCGTCACCTCGGACATCGCCCGCCAATCCGGCCTGGCAGAGTACCTCATGAAGCCCGTGGTGGAAGAGGAGCTGGCCCAAACAATACGCCACGTGCTCGACAGAGCACCGTAAAAGGAGACGCCATGGCACACGTGCTGCTTGTAGAAGACGATTCGCAAGTTCGCGAAATGCTGCTCGAAACCCTGAAGCAGGAAGGGCACGACGTGACAGAGGCGAGCAA from Oceanidesulfovibrio marinus includes:
- the trmFO gene encoding methylenetetrahydrofolate--tRNA-(uracil(54)-C(5))-methyltransferase (FADH(2)-oxidizing) TrmFO, which codes for MPNHPRVVIVGGGLAGCECALALSRYDIPVTILEQKPQSYSPAHRNANLAELVCSNSLRSADPTAAVGVLKSEMAELGSAVIDAAMETRVPAGKALAVDRDAFAAAMTRRIETAPGVSLERRHVPSLDDEVLQRALDEGGAVVIAAGPLASEPLSESIAAALGAEHLYFYDAIAPIVTADSLDMNICFRASRYGADEGETEGGDYLNCPMNEAEYDRFLEALLAGETVPCREFEKEIHFEGCMPVEALAERGRLTLAYGSFKPVGLVDPRTGERPFAVIQLRAENREGGSYNLVGCQTKLTYPEQKRIFRLVPGLENAEFERMGSVHRNTFVDSPRVLSQQGDLIARPGVYLAGQITGVEGYVESAAHGLWVGHSLGARLSALGEAAEPPETSVLGALLGHLHREAKHFQPSNGNFGLTPALNRKAPKRMRKEIYANRAREDFAAWLETAAGVLRLPE
- a CDS encoding glycogen/starch/alpha-glucan phosphorylase, with protein sequence MSEWKQRVDLPIHPDISAESFQWRYCPPSEDDPEALKADVIRHIVSTLGSDYARKNHYNYYYGLALALRDRLVEQWLTTQRSYYDEETKRVYYLSLEYLPGKSLVNNLICLGLYHAAYRAMADFGLNLEELTEVEWDAGLGNGGLGRLASCYLDSMATLGVPGYGYGIRYDYGMFNQVIENGAQVEKADNWMRTFNPWEFDRGINLVEVKFGGRVKRWVDEKGRMRNEWIPENRVRAMPCDTLVPGYRNRRTINMRLWSARSDREFDLSYFNTGDYVGAVEEKVRDENISKVLYPSEDVIQGKELRLKQQYFFVAASLHDIVRRFKKKNDDFKDFPDKVAIQLNDTHPAVAIPELMRLLVDVELVDWDTAWSVCEKTFAYTNHTILPEALETWPVELFGQVLPRHLEIIYEINRRFLETVEAKYANLSRAELDERKQRLSLIGEGKQKHVRMANLAIVGSHSVNGVAALHTQILKDSVFKDFHELYPDKINNKTNGVTPRRWLRQSNPRLTGLIGETLNSEAFLRDLDLIKEIEPYADDSEFRKRWADVKRANKAHLRDYLERQMGVSINLDSVFDVQVKRIHEYKRQLLNVLHVVTLFNRIIDNPNIDVTPRTVLFGGKAAPGYFMAKRIIRLINAVADVVNSEPRVAGKLEVHFMPNYRVSQAEVVIPATELSEQISMAGMEASGTGNMKFAINGALTIGTLDGATIEMAERIGKENMFLFGNTADEIVTLKREGYNPWAYYEKDLELKRTLDMIAGDFFSRNDPGLFQPLVDSLLSGGDRYCLLADYRSYIETQEQVTTLYRDQDEWTRRSILNTARMGFFSSDRSIAEYARNIWGLQVL
- a CDS encoding alginate O-acetyltransferase AlgX-related protein, yielding MLRSIFHPRTISIALLALLPVAFVIAALTVFGQFFTQNLVFMPHVRPTFYAGMAGLTVGSVALVLAAIRLIRDWRSWWAAVSRLESWWLLHLWAYGFLAAAIVAGLCFEALFQNVVLTGTVFMGLYLAIHGVLALTLVYAPGSLSRPPRLLRPVDRVLSIVVGVIFVVEFGMTLHSQLFFTMVYWNESQASQQYIEQQMLLDNVYLGHKFNKNHFYDKEFVANSDGDFIINSITGSFGLGMVPLPYNFTSVAERELRAALKNDPAVGRVEVQNMGLPSAELHDLIRVYNNVSKPLHPDLTIYAAFLTNDLHVVEPEALRHSYYQNWRLYKFIDKLVSPYQQATPRIKIEHPLRLNSLRDVRMDGEGAPAVPDYVLDPSKEKPSLPEDIFIRRELQRLVICQPERNNIQDIYDMYLGALKQLWTEARPNFIVVFIPDELQVNDELWNKLMSMVDDPSQFVRDYPQKRVGEFCKRNGIPYLDLLPALQEAQKKQHVYHLRDTHWNAWGNEVAGKAIAKKVLEFEGWKEAPPSETRNGASASATQ
- a CDS encoding Tfp pilus assembly protein PilF; the protein is MTKDLSEFDSEGVIRGVFSTQAKARIGFGATRKNTAQTVYMYVEEQEDGRFSIQPLNNHHIPTGEKQTITREELLEQYLPEPEVYTKRFLPAVRELEKTVARGERHFENNELFSAEYEFKNALRIDEENIRATFGLGLTYLERGEKDKGELVFKRLGHIEGAFEESHKHLFNEFGILLRKQGLLDQALMHYNRAFRLCKTDEHLLYNMGRVLHLKGRYKAGIWVVRRALQLNPEFPEGKELLDVLQAAADKPVSVEDLTFLG
- a CDS encoding hybrid sensor histidine kinase/response regulator is translated as MSEPSPLSKNNTESVADNDAESGEIESLRKRVAELERDYNDLVHVRDELREQRIATNALLSASSDSLAILDPLGTVLSINDAGVRRFGGNVDDIHGRNIFDFLDGETHEHMRHWLKEAVETQKTVQFKVGTDYATYGYRLTPATEPGTNAVRVALLIRDISENERALQALRESEARYRGILEDQTELICRYLPDGRLSYVNEAYARHFGKTTRELINTNFIPHIPEDDVRLIRERTGGLSPERPVTSFEHRVIMDNGEVHWQHWTHRAIYNAQDELVEYQAVGRSVTNRKKAQIALQESEARYRSLFEDSPISLWVEDFSLVKEYLDSQRAQGVTDFRRHFDENPLMVAHCAGLVSVRDVNKATVNLFNASSKDQLLGNLGNVFVDETLDRFKDELVALAEGQRTFTCETRHRTMDGGLRDVIIHLSVAPGAESKLDTVLVSLLDVTQRKHMENELDDNRNFLHRIMDTVPSPIFVKDREGRFIMVNKAMADLYGASPQELIGKTGADFNPNEDETSLFRIEDLEVLDSGQPLFIPQRVITSTSGEARWYSTTKLPLKDKDQVLGVAVDITERKEAEAERTRLEKHFRQAQKMQALGTLAGGIAHDFNNMIFAILGFVRLAMRAVEPDSKIEEYLKQVHSASMRASDLVRQILTFSRQTEQEKKPVAVASLVKETTKLLRATLPSTIDIHVEIEPEAEGESSSILGDPTQIHQVIMNLCTNAGHSMRMRGGDLRVHLGLREVTPETARNVLEQNPGSFVELVVSDTGHGIDPSIMEQIYDPFFTTKEPGEGTGMGLSVVHGIVKSHGGTVHVESEVGVGTTFTILLPRLVRTEEELSANGVINCPRGDEHILFVDDEALLVQMAEETLSQLGYTVTATTSPTKALEMFSQAPDKYDIVITDQTMPGMTGMELARTMLAAKPDLPIVLMTGYSESVTSDIARQSGLAEYLMKPVVEEELAQTIRHVLDRAP
- a CDS encoding tetratricopeptide repeat protein, translating into MSNESSHEDGVRGVFSTMKKSWIGTGTTRRKVDVQVYVYAEQDGDSVRVQELNENYLPSGEESEVSLEEFLAGYTPDPEVYEKKMQPAVRKLTKTLAKAERQRQQGEVYSAEFEFKNALDMDGENVRANFGLGLTYLDRGDTKEAERVLKKLVNLAQTFSHDNKHLFNEFGIKLRKSGMYDQALAYYGRAMQIASQDENLFYNIARTLYDKGDMEKGLVFVDKALALRSGFNEAEQLKQVMEKKRAERA